The Sinomonas sp. P10A9 genome includes a window with the following:
- a CDS encoding DUF5719 family protein, with product MTKPASDSAAGTRRHRLRIIAAAVAGTALTGVWAGLTVVASTVPAPASLGTREAQSVRVPTGDAVRACAGPARLLEGSPVQGDPQFSPASKTAQTSVTGIVLSDTQGTLPDTSLTPQSGSALRTLPGQPAPPGTVAQPRAAVVAGQRVDGLSVLTAKPVSGSAAATGAAVRFEASDGDLRGLAAATCTAPSNDQWLSGGETTVGRTSVLTLANSSATPATVDLEFFGDKPLTQAPPSSRGLTIKPGSSASYVLSGYMPGQANVSVHVHSSGGPVAAAIQQSTLRGLTPGGVELITPAAAPSSRQTVSGIELQEPGQANALAAKDGFADARAAVQITVPGAADAVVQLRVYGRNGAVQLPSGGVVTAKAGAVTEVPLTGLPAGTYSVSASADVSFTASARVPRGLSANDPLDFAVAAATQRIGDNHVVAIGSGGSRQMVFGVPDGRAQIRAVPVTDDGAMHPPVTLDVAGGTTAVLDVPDKVDGAPLAGYVLSASGDAAFGSILLKGDGNAIAAATIVPAAAAAQTMPVTVGY from the coding sequence ATGACGAAGCCAGCCTCTGACAGCGCAGCCGGCACCCGTCGGCACCGCCTGCGCATCATCGCCGCCGCAGTGGCCGGAACGGCACTCACCGGCGTGTGGGCCGGGCTGACAGTTGTGGCCTCCACCGTGCCCGCGCCAGCGTCGCTCGGCACGAGGGAGGCGCAGTCCGTCAGGGTTCCGACCGGCGACGCCGTCCGTGCCTGCGCTGGGCCGGCGCGGCTGCTCGAGGGCTCCCCGGTGCAGGGCGACCCGCAGTTCAGCCCCGCGAGCAAGACTGCCCAGACGTCCGTGACCGGGATCGTGCTTTCGGACACGCAGGGGACCCTGCCTGACACGTCCCTCACCCCCCAGAGCGGATCGGCCCTGCGCACGCTGCCGGGGCAGCCGGCGCCGCCCGGTACGGTCGCGCAGCCGCGCGCGGCAGTGGTTGCGGGCCAGCGCGTCGACGGGCTGAGCGTCCTGACGGCGAAGCCCGTCTCCGGATCGGCGGCAGCGACCGGGGCCGCCGTGCGGTTCGAGGCGTCGGACGGCGACCTCCGCGGTCTGGCGGCCGCCACCTGCACCGCCCCGTCGAACGACCAGTGGCTCTCGGGCGGCGAGACGACCGTGGGACGTACCTCGGTCCTCACGCTTGCCAACTCGAGTGCGACGCCGGCGACGGTTGACCTCGAGTTCTTCGGCGACAAGCCGCTCACGCAGGCCCCGCCCTCGAGCCGCGGCCTGACGATCAAGCCCGGCAGCTCGGCGTCGTACGTCCTGAGCGGCTACATGCCCGGCCAGGCGAACGTCTCCGTGCATGTGCACAGCAGCGGCGGGCCCGTCGCAGCCGCCATCCAGCAGTCCACACTGCGCGGCCTCACGCCGGGCGGCGTCGAGCTGATCACACCGGCCGCGGCGCCGTCGTCGCGCCAGACGGTCTCCGGGATCGAGCTGCAGGAACCCGGCCAGGCGAACGCGCTCGCGGCTAAGGACGGGTTCGCCGATGCACGCGCTGCCGTGCAGATCACCGTGCCCGGAGCTGCCGACGCTGTGGTGCAGCTGCGCGTCTACGGCCGCAATGGTGCGGTGCAGCTGCCCAGCGGGGGAGTCGTGACGGCCAAGGCGGGCGCCGTCACCGAGGTCCCGCTCACAGGCCTGCCGGCGGGGACGTACAGCGTTTCGGCGTCTGCCGATGTCTCCTTCACCGCGAGTGCGCGCGTGCCGCGCGGGCTGTCGGCCAACGATCCACTCGACTTCGCGGTCGCCGCCGCCACACAGCGGATTGGGGACAACCACGTGGTGGCCATCGGATCTGGCGGATCGCGGCAGATGGTGTTCGGCGTTCCCGACGGGCGGGCGCAGATCCGCGCCGTGCCTGTCACGGATGACGGCGCCATGCACCCCCCAGTGACGCTCGACGTCGCTGGCGGCACCACCGCGGTCCTCGACGTCCCGGACAAGGTCGACGGTGCCCCACTCGCCGGCTACGTCCTCTCGGCGTCGGGCGATGCGGCCTTCGGGTCCATCCTGCTCAAGGGCGACGGCAACGCGATCGCCGCGGCGACGATCGTCCCCGCGGCCGCGGCGGCCCAGACCATGCCGGTGACGGTGGGCTATTAG
- a CDS encoding metallopeptidase family protein: protein MQDRSIVGDSPDSGGPSLSIRAVPPQDELEAVHHRTFRARRRNRHGRGLRGEILPSVLPASRTRAERFEDWVFEAADRLQDLNGSKLDGVEYAVEEIPPGLEQMLRDGGRPPQGHYTPGAAGRAPRITVYRRVVETGAGSPAEIQDLVHDIVVEYTALMLGVAPETLDPYYRGY, encoded by the coding sequence ATGCAGGATCGTTCCATCGTTGGGGATTCGCCGGATTCCGGCGGCCCCTCCCTCAGCATCCGGGCCGTCCCTCCGCAGGATGAGCTGGAGGCCGTCCATCACAGGACCTTCCGTGCGCGCCGCAGGAATCGGCACGGCCGTGGGCTCCGGGGCGAGATCCTCCCCTCAGTCCTGCCCGCAAGCCGGACCCGCGCAGAGCGCTTCGAGGACTGGGTGTTCGAGGCGGCGGACCGTCTCCAGGACCTCAACGGGTCCAAGCTCGACGGCGTCGAGTACGCCGTCGAGGAGATCCCTCCCGGGCTCGAGCAGATGCTCCGCGACGGCGGCCGTCCCCCGCAGGGCCACTACACGCCGGGCGCGGCTGGCCGCGCACCCCGGATCACCGTCTACCGGCGCGTCGTCGAGACGGGCGCGGGATCCCCCGCAGAGATCCAGGACCTCGTCCACGACATCGTGGTCGAATACACGGCCCTCATGCTCGGCGTTGCCCCCGAGACCCTCGATCCCTATTACCGCGGCTACTAG
- a CDS encoding DUF3499 domain-containing protein yields MGPLRHCSRSACRQAAVATLTYVYAESTAVLGPLATYAEPHSYDLCATHAERLTVPRGWEVLRLALPAAPPRGSDDILALADAVRDREQQSGRAHESASRDRGGSKAPLEAPPGTDAAPRRHLRLLREQS; encoded by the coding sequence GTGGGTCCCCTACGCCATTGTTCTCGATCAGCCTGCCGCCAGGCCGCGGTGGCCACGCTGACGTATGTGTACGCCGAGTCGACCGCTGTCCTCGGTCCGCTCGCGACATACGCCGAGCCGCACAGCTATGACCTGTGCGCAACCCATGCAGAGCGTCTCACCGTGCCGCGCGGCTGGGAGGTGCTCCGGCTGGCCCTGCCAGCGGCACCGCCCCGCGGCTCGGATGACATCCTCGCCCTCGCCGATGCCGTCCGTGACCGTGAGCAGCAGTCCGGACGGGCGCACGAGAGCGCGTCGCGCGACCGGGGAGGATCGAAGGCGCCGCTCGAGGCGCCTCCGGGAACGGACGCTGCCCCGCGGCGCCATCTGCGTCTCCTGCGCGAGCAGTCCTGA
- a CDS encoding Trm112 family protein — MPNLSPSLLAILRCPVTGSALVQDGDTLVATVPGPDGTAPRYQIEDGIPVLLAPQTSSSTTPANQEHA, encoded by the coding sequence ATGCCGAACCTCAGCCCCTCGCTGCTTGCGATCCTCAGGTGTCCCGTGACGGGATCCGCCCTCGTCCAGGACGGTGACACCCTCGTGGCGACCGTGCCGGGCCCGGACGGGACAGCACCCCGCTATCAGATCGAGGACGGCATTCCCGTTCTCCTCGCCCCGCAGACCTCTTCCAGCACGACGCCCGCGAATCAGGAGCACGCATGA
- the ahcY gene encoding adenosylhomocysteinase, with translation MTLEYKVKDISLHEAGRHQIRLAEHEMPGLMALRSEFGASQPLAGARIAGSLHMTVQTAVLIETLVALGAQVRWASCNIFSTQDEAAAAVVVGAGTPENPQGIPVFAWKGETLEEYWWTAEQILTWPGADQDPSVGPNMILDDGGDATLLVHKGVEFEAAGAVPAATDEDSHEYRIILDVLRVDQAVDPQKWTRIAGGIKGVSEETTTGVHRLYQLAEQGKLLFPAINVNDAVTKSKFDNKYGIRHSLPDGINRATDVLIGGKVAVVCGYGDVGKGAAEALRGQGARVIVTEIDPICALQAAMDGYQVARLESVLRQGDLFITTTGGKDIILAAHMASMKDKAIVGNVGHFDNEIDMAGLAAVPGVRKVEIKPQVHEWVFPASTGVDGAVPEHSVIVLSEGRLLNLGNATGHPSFVMSNSFANQTIAQIELWTKRDQIAGEREYENQVYVLPKILDEKVARLHLGALGVELTELTKDQAEYLGLDVAGPYKADHYRY, from the coding sequence ATGACCCTCGAGTACAAGGTGAAGGACATCTCCCTCCACGAGGCGGGTCGCCACCAGATCCGGCTCGCCGAGCACGAGATGCCTGGTCTCATGGCCCTGCGCTCGGAGTTCGGCGCTTCGCAGCCGCTCGCCGGCGCACGCATCGCCGGATCGCTGCACATGACGGTCCAGACGGCAGTCCTCATCGAGACCCTCGTGGCGCTCGGCGCCCAGGTCCGGTGGGCCTCGTGCAACATCTTCTCCACGCAGGACGAGGCGGCCGCGGCCGTCGTCGTCGGCGCGGGCACGCCCGAGAACCCGCAGGGCATCCCCGTCTTCGCGTGGAAGGGCGAGACCCTCGAGGAGTACTGGTGGACGGCTGAGCAGATCCTCACGTGGCCGGGCGCCGATCAGGACCCGTCCGTCGGTCCGAACATGATCCTCGACGACGGCGGTGACGCAACGCTCCTCGTGCACAAGGGTGTCGAGTTCGAGGCCGCCGGTGCGGTCCCGGCCGCGACTGATGAGGACTCGCACGAGTACAGGATCATCCTCGACGTCCTGCGCGTCGATCAGGCGGTCGACCCGCAGAAGTGGACGCGCATCGCGGGCGGCATCAAGGGTGTCTCCGAGGAGACGACGACGGGCGTGCACCGCCTCTACCAGCTTGCCGAGCAGGGCAAGCTCCTCTTCCCGGCCATCAACGTCAACGACGCCGTCACGAAGAGCAAGTTCGACAACAAGTACGGCATCCGCCACTCCCTTCCGGACGGCATCAACCGCGCCACCGACGTCCTCATCGGGGGCAAGGTCGCCGTCGTCTGCGGGTACGGCGATGTGGGCAAGGGCGCGGCCGAGGCCCTCCGCGGTCAGGGCGCGCGCGTCATCGTTACGGAGATCGACCCGATCTGCGCCCTCCAAGCCGCGATGGACGGGTACCAGGTGGCGCGCCTGGAGTCCGTGCTCCGCCAAGGCGACCTCTTCATCACGACGACCGGCGGCAAGGACATCATCCTCGCCGCACACATGGCGTCCATGAAGGACAAGGCCATCGTGGGCAACGTCGGCCACTTCGACAACGAGATCGATATGGCCGGTCTTGCCGCGGTCCCAGGCGTCCGCAAGGTCGAGATCAAGCCCCAGGTGCACGAGTGGGTGTTCCCGGCGTCCACCGGCGTCGACGGCGCCGTGCCCGAGCACTCAGTCATCGTGCTGTCCGAGGGGCGCCTGCTCAATCTCGGGAACGCCACGGGCCACCCGTCCTTCGTGATGAGCAACTCGTTCGCCAACCAGACGATCGCGCAGATCGAGCTGTGGACCAAACGGGACCAGATCGCTGGCGAGCGTGAGTACGAGAATCAGGTGTACGTGCTGCCGAAGATCCTCGACGAGAAGGTGGCCCGGCTCCACCTCGGTGCCCTCGGCGTAGAGCTCACGGAGCTGACCAAGGATCAGGCCGAGTACCTAGGCCTCGACGTGGCCGGACCGTATAAGGCGGACCACTACCGGTACTGA
- a CDS encoding L,D-transpeptidase — translation MSERKKLGRGGKIAIVVAVLTVAGIGGTFAAVGPLETAPVGSEAASPVRSQPGTAFPVVKPATAATTPSAGAKEVNPAVPVKVTVTDGTIDNVSLRSSSGQDVEGAVSGSRTEWTSSGQLAFNSTYTLSYTTLDLAGRTSSATSTFATVTTKNEADAAMYPLDSMSVGVAQPIQLTFSEPVTNKKAVEKAITITSTSGQTGAFHWFSDTMVRYRPETFWAANSTITVKMDLFGVDLGNGQIGNFSKTNTVRIGDKRTAVADAQAHTFTAYVNDKPVQTWPATMGDTRFPSARGYLVLMEKQRKAHFVAASIGLKPGDPANYGELDVEYATRLTPSGEFIHQATDNALPYLGQINLSHGCIGLGPDGAAWVFNNMTAGDVVQVINTDGDYANFDDGFGDWNIPWAQYANG, via the coding sequence GTGTCTGAGCGGAAGAAACTCGGCAGGGGCGGGAAGATCGCCATTGTGGTGGCGGTCCTCACTGTTGCCGGGATCGGCGGCACGTTCGCTGCGGTCGGCCCGCTTGAGACAGCTCCTGTCGGCTCGGAGGCCGCCTCGCCTGTGCGCAGCCAGCCCGGAACCGCCTTCCCCGTCGTCAAGCCGGCCACGGCCGCGACGACTCCGTCTGCCGGTGCTAAGGAAGTCAATCCGGCCGTGCCGGTGAAGGTCACCGTGACGGACGGCACGATCGACAACGTGAGCCTGCGATCCTCGTCGGGTCAGGACGTCGAGGGTGCAGTCAGCGGCTCGCGCACGGAGTGGACGTCCAGCGGTCAGCTCGCCTTCAACAGCACGTACACCCTCAGCTACACGACGCTTGACCTGGCCGGCCGCACGTCGTCGGCGACGTCGACCTTCGCGACCGTCACGACGAAGAACGAGGCCGACGCCGCGATGTATCCGCTCGATTCCATGAGCGTCGGGGTCGCCCAGCCGATCCAGTTGACCTTCAGCGAGCCCGTGACCAACAAGAAGGCCGTCGAGAAGGCGATCACGATCACCTCGACCTCGGGCCAGACGGGCGCCTTCCACTGGTTCAGCGACACGATGGTGCGCTACCGGCCCGAGACCTTCTGGGCCGCCAACAGCACCATCACGGTCAAGATGGACCTGTTCGGCGTGGACCTCGGCAACGGACAGATCGGCAACTTCTCCAAGACGAACACCGTGCGTATCGGCGACAAACGGACAGCCGTTGCCGATGCGCAGGCCCACACGTTCACCGCGTACGTCAACGACAAGCCGGTGCAGACGTGGCCCGCGACCATGGGTGACACGCGCTTTCCGTCGGCCCGCGGATACCTCGTGCTCATGGAGAAGCAGCGGAAGGCTCACTTCGTTGCGGCGTCGATCGGGCTCAAGCCGGGTGACCCGGCCAACTACGGTGAGCTCGACGTCGAGTATGCGACCCGTCTCACGCCCAGTGGCGAGTTCATCCACCAAGCCACTGACAATGCCCTCCCCTACCTCGGTCAGATCAACCTTTCTCACGGGTGCATCGGGCTCGGGCCCGACGGCGCAGCCTGGGTGTTCAACAACATGACGGCGGGCGACGTCGTGCAGGTCATCAACACGGACGGCGACTACGCCAATTTCGACGACGGATTCGGAGACTGGAACATCCCGTGGGCCCAATACGCCAACGGGTGA
- a CDS encoding TIGR01906 family membrane protein yields MPAPHTDPAPTGALNVRPPEAEVLRRRNQRDAVARSKPAGPRFVQVLMAILTPFFLLIAAVRVVASPVFLWIEYYRPGFPGDGYGFSTDDRLTYGSYAVDYLANLAGPRYLGSLVLPSGDHLFNAGEVSHMADVKGVVLSAYGAGIVLLLFFVFAFIGLRKTKGAFVRGLFAGAFVTIGIIIALAVLAALGWEQFFTDFHRIFFANGTWTFRLEDTLIRLFPGQFWVDSALVVGVLVMLVASLLVIFCWPTPRRVARREAVQAAVEPE; encoded by the coding sequence GTGCCTGCGCCGCACACGGATCCTGCTCCGACCGGGGCGCTCAACGTGCGCCCGCCCGAGGCCGAGGTCCTGCGGCGGCGGAACCAGCGCGATGCGGTGGCGCGGTCGAAGCCCGCAGGCCCGCGCTTCGTGCAGGTCCTCATGGCCATCCTGACGCCGTTCTTCCTGCTCATCGCCGCGGTACGGGTGGTAGCGAGCCCGGTGTTCCTCTGGATTGAGTACTACCGCCCTGGCTTCCCCGGGGACGGATATGGGTTCAGCACCGACGATCGCCTCACCTACGGCTCCTACGCCGTTGACTACCTCGCCAACCTTGCGGGACCGCGGTATCTGGGCAGCCTGGTCCTCCCCTCCGGGGACCACCTGTTCAATGCCGGCGAGGTCAGCCACATGGCCGACGTCAAGGGGGTTGTCCTCTCGGCCTACGGGGCCGGGATCGTCCTGTTGCTCTTCTTCGTGTTCGCGTTCATCGGGCTGAGGAAGACCAAGGGCGCGTTCGTGCGGGGGCTGTTCGCCGGAGCCTTCGTCACGATCGGCATCATCATCGCCCTGGCCGTCCTCGCAGCGCTCGGCTGGGAGCAGTTCTTCACAGACTTCCACCGGATCTTCTTTGCCAACGGGACGTGGACGTTCCGCCTCGAGGACACCCTCATCCGCCTCTTCCCGGGCCAGTTCTGGGTGGACTCGGCGCTCGTGGTCGGCGTGCTCGTGATGCTCGTGGCGAGCCTCCTCGTCATCTTCTGCTGGCCCACGCCGCGGCGTGTTGCCCGACGCGAGGCCGTGCAGGCCGCCGTCGAGCCCGAGTAG
- a CDS encoding AMP-dependent synthetase/ligase, whose product MADEARPTPGQRRPRTEVSAELLELLPPEANVTHLLEARVAEAPDSELFSRRTETGWEPVSADQFRREVTLLAQGLIASGLDAGERVAILSSSSYAWALVDFAVWYAGGVPVPIYETSSTSQIAYILADSRARRVFVENEHLALTVQEAISSTPELANTWLPVTLMSEDGSGSHLVSLTGPGLGVSPRELERHRAAANLDSLATLVYTSGTTGRPKACEITHGNLALLAVNLRAHLPEVVRPGARTLMFLPLAHVLARAVQITCVAAGVVIGHSRQSTLLEDLATFRPTFLLAVPRVFEKVFAAAEERAAEGVRGTLFERAAATAREYSRALDDAAAGRGHRPGRRLRVRHAVFERLVYGRIRAAFGGHVSSIVSGGSALSPSLAHFFRGAGLPVLEGYGLTETTGPCTVNTPTATRVGSVGQPLPGTSIRIAENGEVLVKGIGVIRGYGGSDPAVQVGTPVPVSAFHEDGYFATGDLGALDDDGFLTITGRLKDVIVTAGGKNVHPGPLEDALRESELVAHAIVVGEGRPFIAAVMGLDGDQLGSWARRRGRVLTVAEAASDPEVIAEIQRAVDAANATVSRAESIRKFVVLPRELTLEDGDLTPSLKLRRQSLNDSFPEVLPELYSH is encoded by the coding sequence GTGGCTGACGAAGCGAGGCCCACACCGGGACAGCGCCGACCCCGGACTGAGGTGTCCGCCGAGCTCCTCGAATTGCTCCCGCCCGAAGCCAACGTGACTCATCTCCTCGAAGCACGCGTGGCCGAGGCCCCCGACTCAGAGCTTTTCTCGCGGCGCACCGAAACGGGCTGGGAGCCAGTGAGCGCGGACCAGTTCCGCCGCGAAGTGACCTTGCTCGCCCAGGGCCTCATCGCAAGCGGCCTCGACGCCGGGGAACGCGTCGCGATCCTCTCGTCGTCAAGCTACGCGTGGGCCCTCGTCGACTTCGCGGTGTGGTACGCCGGCGGCGTCCCAGTGCCGATCTACGAGACGTCCTCGACGTCGCAGATCGCCTACATCCTCGCCGACTCCCGTGCGCGACGCGTCTTCGTCGAGAACGAACACCTTGCGCTCACGGTGCAGGAGGCCATCAGCTCGACGCCGGAGCTGGCCAACACATGGCTCCCAGTCACGCTCATGAGCGAAGACGGCTCAGGCTCGCACCTCGTGTCCCTCACGGGTCCGGGCCTCGGGGTGTCTCCCCGGGAACTCGAACGGCACCGCGCCGCCGCGAACCTAGACTCCCTCGCGACGCTCGTCTACACCTCCGGCACCACGGGACGCCCCAAGGCCTGCGAGATCACCCACGGGAACCTCGCGCTGCTCGCAGTGAACCTCCGCGCCCATCTGCCCGAGGTCGTGCGGCCGGGCGCGCGCACGCTCATGTTCCTGCCGCTCGCACACGTCCTGGCCCGCGCCGTCCAGATCACCTGTGTGGCCGCCGGAGTCGTGATCGGGCACTCACGCCAGTCCACGCTGCTCGAGGACCTCGCCACCTTCCGGCCGACTTTCCTCCTTGCGGTCCCCCGCGTCTTCGAGAAGGTCTTTGCGGCCGCCGAGGAGCGCGCTGCGGAGGGTGTCCGGGGGACACTCTTCGAGCGCGCGGCCGCAACCGCGCGGGAGTATTCCCGAGCACTCGACGACGCGGCCGCCGGACGAGGTCACCGCCCCGGTCGCCGGCTGCGGGTCCGGCACGCCGTGTTCGAACGGCTCGTCTACGGGCGGATCCGCGCGGCGTTCGGCGGCCATGTGTCCTCGATCGTCTCGGGAGGCAGCGCCCTAAGTCCTTCGCTTGCACACTTCTTCCGCGGCGCAGGGCTACCGGTGCTCGAGGGCTACGGGCTCACAGAGACCACCGGACCGTGTACGGTCAACACCCCCACCGCCACCCGCGTCGGCAGCGTAGGGCAGCCGTTGCCGGGCACCTCGATCCGCATCGCGGAGAACGGCGAGGTGCTCGTCAAGGGGATCGGTGTGATCCGCGGGTATGGCGGCTCAGATCCGGCGGTCCAGGTCGGCACCCCAGTGCCGGTCTCGGCCTTCCACGAGGACGGCTACTTCGCCACCGGGGACCTCGGTGCGCTCGACGACGACGGTTTCCTGACCATCACGGGCCGGCTCAAGGACGTGATTGTCACGGCTGGCGGGAAGAACGTGCATCCGGGCCCGCTGGAGGACGCACTGCGCGAATCAGAGCTCGTGGCACACGCGATCGTGGTCGGCGAGGGCCGGCCCTTCATCGCTGCCGTCATGGGGCTCGACGGCGATCAGCTCGGCTCCTGGGCGCGTCGCCGCGGGCGCGTGCTCACCGTCGCCGAAGCGGCATCCGATCCCGAGGTCATCGCGGAGATCCAACGCGCAGTGGACGCCGCGAACGCCACCGTCTCCCGCGCCGAGTCGATCCGCAAGTTCGTCGTGCTGCCCAGGGAGCTCACCCTCGAGGACGGCGATCTGACACCATCACTCAAGCTACGGCGCCAGTCGCTCAACGACTCGTTCCCCGAGGTGCTCCCGGAGCTCTACTCCCACTGA
- a CDS encoding dolichyl-phosphate-mannose--protein mannosyltransferase — protein MATPTRTRAQVRSWNSSRALIVDPARAASEGGGEPRAVRRDRLLVWLIPVVVGLIAGLLRFWQLDRPHALVFDETYYVKDAYSYLLSGVERSWSQNANDLFVNGDMSGLLASPEYVVHPPVGKWMIAVGMALFGPGSSFGWRFSAAAVGTLSVMLTAWAARRLFRSHILAAAAGVLLAIDGHHLVMSRTGILDIFLSFWLLAAFCALLLDRDDGRRRLAARLGRLTGADGRIRPTALVTGPWLGVRWWRIAAGACLGLAVGVKWSGLAFVVAFGLMTVLWDVGARRQAGVRAWFSGALLRDAPLAAASILVTAMAVYLASWTGWLLSDDGFYRHWAEADPDPAWNWVPASLRSLAHYHQEAYSFHNSLSTPHPYASSPWSWLLQGRPVSFYYTEPPGVCGVEHCSSAVLSVGNPLIWWAGTVSLLVVLLLWIGRRDWRAGAVLAGVAAGYLPWFMYPDRTMFAFYALSFEPFLILALAMGLGLVLGRPTDPPGRRQAGLLAVGVFVLAALVVSAYLMPLWTAEPIPYLEWRLRLWMPSWT, from the coding sequence ATGGCCACCCCGACCCGTACCCGTGCGCAGGTTCGCAGCTGGAACTCGTCCCGCGCCCTCATCGTCGACCCCGCCCGCGCGGCCTCCGAGGGTGGGGGCGAGCCTCGGGCAGTCAGGCGCGACCGCCTCCTGGTCTGGCTCATCCCCGTGGTCGTGGGCCTCATCGCCGGGCTCCTGCGGTTCTGGCAGCTGGACCGCCCCCACGCCCTCGTCTTCGACGAGACGTACTACGTCAAGGACGCGTACTCCTACCTGCTCTCGGGGGTAGAGCGGAGCTGGAGCCAGAACGCCAACGACCTCTTCGTCAATGGCGACATGTCCGGCCTGCTCGCCTCGCCCGAGTACGTAGTCCACCCTCCGGTGGGCAAATGGATGATCGCCGTCGGCATGGCGCTGTTCGGGCCCGGAAGCTCCTTCGGGTGGCGTTTCTCCGCCGCGGCGGTCGGCACCCTCTCGGTCATGCTGACGGCCTGGGCCGCGCGCCGCCTGTTCCGCTCGCACATCCTCGCGGCCGCCGCCGGTGTGCTGCTCGCCATCGACGGCCACCATCTGGTCATGTCCCGCACGGGCATCCTCGACATCTTCCTGTCCTTCTGGCTCCTCGCCGCCTTCTGCGCGCTCCTTCTCGACCGCGACGACGGCCGCCGCCGCCTCGCAGCACGCCTGGGGCGGCTCACCGGGGCGGACGGCAGGATACGTCCGACGGCGCTCGTCACGGGACCGTGGCTCGGCGTGCGGTGGTGGCGGATCGCCGCCGGGGCGTGCCTCGGCCTCGCGGTTGGCGTCAAGTGGTCCGGCCTCGCGTTCGTGGTGGCCTTCGGCCTTATGACGGTCCTCTGGGACGTGGGGGCCCGGCGGCAGGCCGGGGTGCGCGCGTGGTTCTCCGGGGCTCTTCTCCGCGATGCACCCCTCGCCGCCGCGAGCATCCTCGTGACCGCAATGGCCGTGTACCTGGCCTCGTGGACGGGGTGGCTCCTCTCGGACGACGGCTTCTACCGGCACTGGGCGGAGGCGGACCCCGACCCCGCGTGGAACTGGGTTCCGGCGTCGCTGCGCTCGCTCGCGCATTACCACCAGGAGGCGTACTCCTTCCACAACAGCCTCTCGACCCCGCATCCATACGCCTCAAGCCCTTGGAGCTGGCTCCTCCAGGGCCGGCCGGTCTCGTTCTACTACACCGAACCGCCAGGGGTATGCGGCGTGGAGCACTGCTCCTCCGCGGTCCTGTCCGTGGGCAACCCGCTGATCTGGTGGGCCGGGACCGTCTCGCTCCTCGTGGTCCTCCTCCTGTGGATCGGCCGGCGCGACTGGCGGGCGGGCGCGGTCCTCGCGGGGGTCGCCGCCGGCTACCTGCCGTGGTTCATGTACCCGGACCGGACGATGTTCGCGTTCTACGCGCTCTCCTTCGAGCCGTTCCTCATCCTCGCGCTCGCGATGGGCCTCGGGTTGGTGCTTGGCCGGCCTACCGACCCGCCCGGCCGCAGGCAGGCCGGCCTCCTCGCGGTCGGTGTCTTCGTGCTCGCCGCGCTCGTCGTGTCCGCCTACCTCATGCCCCTCTGGACCGCGGAGCCCATCCCCTACCTGGAGTGGCGCCTGCGGCTGTGGATGCCGAGCTGGACCTAG
- the rsmI gene encoding 16S rRNA (cytidine(1402)-2'-O)-methyltransferase, translating into MQHPETPADPADEPSDHVGGAVVLAATPIGNLGDASRRLVELLGEADVIAAEDTRRLQRLVHGLGVQPRGRVVSYHEHNEAAKTPELLDAVAAGGTVLLVTDAGMPAVSDPGYRLVEAAVAQGLAVTAVPGPSAVLTALALSGLPTDRFCFEGFLPRKQGERATRLGELRTERRTMVFFEAPHRLAVMLRALADAFGAERRVAVCRELTKTYEEVRRGSADELAGWAEAGEVRGEIAIVVEGAAEAPPARTEDLVEQVQNLVAAGTRLKDAVAVVAEDAGASKRELYAAVVAAR; encoded by the coding sequence GTGCAGCATCCCGAGACCCCCGCCGATCCGGCAGACGAGCCCAGTGATCACGTCGGCGGGGCTGTGGTCCTGGCGGCGACGCCCATCGGCAACCTCGGCGATGCCAGCCGGAGGCTAGTTGAACTGCTCGGCGAAGCGGACGTGATCGCGGCCGAGGACACGCGGCGGCTCCAGCGCCTCGTGCACGGTTTGGGCGTGCAGCCGCGCGGGCGCGTAGTGAGCTACCACGAGCACAACGAGGCGGCGAAGACCCCCGAACTCCTGGACGCGGTGGCCGCCGGCGGGACCGTCCTGCTCGTCACGGATGCCGGGATGCCCGCGGTCTCGGACCCCGGTTACCGGCTCGTCGAGGCGGCAGTTGCGCAGGGGCTCGCGGTCACGGCGGTACCGGGGCCATCGGCTGTGCTGACGGCGCTGGCACTCTCGGGCCTGCCCACGGACCGATTCTGCTTCGAGGGCTTCCTGCCGCGCAAACAGGGGGAACGCGCCACCCGACTCGGGGAGCTGCGCACCGAGCGGCGCACGATGGTCTTCTTCGAGGCCCCGCACCGGCTCGCCGTGATGCTCAGGGCGCTCGCCGACGCGTTTGGGGCGGAGCGCCGCGTGGCCGTGTGCCGTGAGCTGACGAAGACGTACGAGGAAGTCCGCAGGGGCAGTGCCGACGAGCTTGCGGGGTGGGCCGAGGCGGGGGAGGTGCGGGGAGAGATCGCCATCGTGGTCGAGGGCGCCGCAGAGGCGCCGCCGGCTCGGACTGAGGATCTCGTCGAGCAGGTCCAGAACCTTGTCGCAGCGGGCACCCGCCTCAAGGATGCGGTGGCTGTGGTCGCCGAGGACGCGGGAGCCAGCAAGCGCGAGCTCTACGCCGCCGTCGTGGCTGCTCGCTGA